Proteins from a genomic interval of Papaver somniferum cultivar HN1 chromosome 4, ASM357369v1, whole genome shotgun sequence:
- the LOC113276074 gene encoding uncharacterized protein LOC113276074, whose product MVDEMNLQEEKWVCMNGKLVPIVKLERLATEDLNTCRWWYRFYMEKSISPDREKSIRKWSKLMNKTLKKLTSIIFIRYTSSAHQPPCRVKVAASAVDEFSELIPTFFFEEVSTVVNLTPSAIDEEEDSLNSGLIPSIFLDGKNDLSVDQSFPFDKVAKSDVFEGNRLSEFQIWEVQQLRNNGLTELILRNGVQIFSEAYENVHCLTKLLFFYSKFLGMSCFHFQLDASRLLFDRGLRILHVAEIGGAWNLVAAFSEGNRFLFLLLVRVVSFNMAPKWFAQVLSMMGEEIFFLQLKYGLLQLKYVLPDAIFGCRFESLVVGFIRLLKEVFNPAYTSFILYHEVHQSRVIIDRQDSNVHQILLKKFRKFSVLIFSVHTYVSTRLYHARIDTFQQSPLLTSETFWRFLIQEGVIMTVGRLKWSYLHTFCPVGYFQNQVTYILMWVAFFKWKYKLYFTGLWSALNVSERHCKMFVGVYFSLARLVSSYCTSAGNVFLQKLKVEGVQVFLNSIVSTGPFYLHYAHYELYGCIHLWISKGGNCFSLYFVYNCYLFDRGKGFDRSLLDSYNETSVYEFVFERGYQLELVLASLIMFLIVLWFIEAENSSNSGFYLLVLWSPSEVCGRLATHERIILLVMQSVCSSLQAFFPTWYFTRCCKDIPALSNLDSSEYYPGIWKFLSNGDSHINEVLVFTHVMRRVAEILEHLQFNGWLTVKGYIRSELLGGRIMVGNFAYLVVSEVNTVFATVPELRNLPPRVDNTVQVQSGAYENFTEEELREIPISLVSGTLCNEDSAMIGFCPCVMRDLYHGATINFFLWCIHHQKGCIQLETSEGLKNIQFGLAMFQDPTVLMFVVSLMWVLLRIYLITNGDTNLTCVLKICIPVQGLLLLYISSWELCRFSHCTLQLSGP is encoded by the exons TTGGAACGACTAGCAACGGAGGATTTAAACACTTGTCGATGGTGGTATCGGTTTTACATGGAAAAGAGTATATCTCCAGATCGAGAGAAATCCATTCGGAAGTGGTCAAAATTGATGAACAAGACATTGAAGAAGTTGACATCAATCATATTTATTAGGTATACTTCTTCAGCTCATCAGCCTCCTTGCAGAGTGAAAGTCGCTGCATCAGCTGTTGATGAATTTTCAGAATTGATTCCCACTTTTTTCTTTGAAGAAGTTTCAACTGTGGTTAACTTAACTCCTTCAGCTATCGACGAAGAAGAGGATTCTCTCAATTCAGGGTTGATTCCTTCAATTTTCCTTGATGGAAAGAATGATTTGTCTGTTGATCAGAGTTTTCCGTTTGATAAAGTGGCTAAATCTGATGTTTTCGAAGGAAATAGGTTAAGTGAATTCCAAATTTGGGAAGTACAGCAGCTAAGAAACAATGGCCTGACTGAACTAATTTTGAGAAATGGCGTCCAAATTTTCTCTGAGGCCTATGAAAATGTTCACTGTTTGACCAAGTTACTCTTTTTCTACAGCAAATTTCTAGGAATGTCTTGTTTTCACTTCCAACTTGATGCTTCTCGCTTGTTATTCGATCGGG GTCTTAGAATTCTCCATGTTGCTGAAATTGGTGGTGCATGGAATTTGGTTGCTGCGTTTTCAGAGGGAAatagatttttgtttcttttattgGTTAGAGTGGTGAGCTTTAACATGGCACCTAAATGGTTTGCTCAAGTGCTGAGTATGATGGgagaagaaatttttttcttaCAGCTCAAATATGGGTTGCTTCAGCTGAAGTATGTTTTGCCTGATGCAATTTTTGGTTGTAGGTTTGAGTCCTTGGTTGTTGGTTTTATTCGACTCCTTAAAGAAGTATTTAACCCAGCATATACTTCATTTATCCTATATCATGAGGTGCACCAGTCCAGGGTTATCATTGACCGACAAGACAGCAATGTGCACCAGATTCTTTTGAAAAAGTTTCGCAAATTTTCAGTGCTTATATTCTCAGTTCACACATATGTTAGCACTCGTTTATATCATGCAAGAATTGATACTTTTCAGCAATCTCCATTACTTACTTCTGAAACATTTTGGAGGTTTCTGATTCAAGAGGGAGTTATAATGACAGTTGGGCGTTTAAAGTGGAGTTATCTGCATACTTTTTGTCCTGTTGGGTATTTTCAGAATCAAGTTACCTATATACTGATGTGGGTGGCCTTTTTTAAATGGAAATACAAATTGTACTTTACGGGCTTATGGAGTGCACTGAATGTTAGTGAGAGACATTGTAAGATGTTTGTGGGAGTTTACTTCTCTCTTGCCAGGCTTGTGAGCTCATATTGTACCTCAGCTGGCAATGTTTTCTTACAAAAGCTTAAAGTTGAAGGTGTCCAGGTATTTCTGAACTCTATCGTAAGCACTGGTCCCTTCTACCTGCACTATGCTCACTATGAACTATATGGGTGTATTCACCTATGGATTTCGAAGGGTGGTAATTGTTTTTCTCTCTACTTTGTTTACAATTGTTACTTATTTGATCGTGGTAAGGGGTTTGATCGATCTCTTCTGGATTCTTACAATGAGACATCTGTGTATGAGTTTGTTTTCGAACGCGGGTACCAACTGGAGTTGGTGTTGGCATCCTTGATCATGTTTTTAATTGTGCTATGGTTTATTGAAGCTGAGAACAGTAGTAATAGTGGTTTCTACTTGCTTGTGCTTTGGTCTCCATCTGAAGTATGTGGAAGACTGGCGACTCACGAGAGAATTATATTGCTAGTTATGCAGTCCGTTTGTAGTTCTTTGCAAGCATTTTTCCCTACCTGGTATTTTACTCGTTGCTGCAAGGACATACCAGCTTTATCCAACTTGGATTCGAGTGAATATTACCCTGGTATATGGAAGTTTTTGTCAAATGGTGATTCTCATATCAATGAGGTACTGGTATTCACGCATGTGATGAGGAGAGTTGCTGAGATTCTCGAGCACTTGCAGTTTAATGGTTGGCTTACAGTCAAGGGTTACATACGTAGTGAACTTTTGGGAGGTAGAATAATGGTGGGGAACTTCGCTTATCTCGTTGTATCTGAAGTCAATACTGTGTTTGCAACTGTGCCGGAGCTCAGGAATCTTCCACCAAGGGTAGACAACACCGTACAAGTTCAGAGTGGAGCTTACGAAAATTTCACAGAAGAGGAGCTCAGGGAAATTCCAATTTCCTTAGTGTCAGGTACACTTTGCAATGAGGATTCTGCCATGATTGGTTTTTGTCCTTGTGTTATGCGCGACTTATATCATGGTGCTACTATAAACTTTTTTCTGTGGTGTATCCACCACCAAAAGGGTTGTATCCAGTTGGAGACTTCTGAAGGGTTAAAGAACATTCAGTTCGGACTCGCGATGTTTCAAGATCCTACTGTGCTAATGTTCGTGGTATCCTTGATGTGGGTTTTATTGAGGATATACTTGATAACAAATGGTGATACTAATCTCACCTGTGTACTGAAGATCTGTATCCCAGTTCAAGGGTTGCTGCTATTATATATATCAAGCTGGGAGTTGTGCAGATTTAGTCATTGTACCTTGCAGTTAAGTGGTCCGTGA